aaagtccctatagatgtatgtattcgtgcgtattacaaattggaaatctgaatacccatacatgatttatacatatgtatacaaaggaatacaatcgtattacgtctgtatatttcacgtaaaagtggctcaaaagtccctcaggatggatgtatacatgcgtattacaaattggaaatctgaatatccttacatgtaatatacatatgtatctgcaggccctcgtacacgaattatacatattgattttctgacccacatccacttaatatcaatatggatcaaacggatgaataaatataaggaaaccagaacatacagataataaaacatttattcaaagagaaaaataaaataattcatacaaAGAACAAGtgcggccatgaatattgctaacacgcattaagggccagcaaacagtaggtgaaacttagtttaaaaaaatggcacaaagataaatcaagtacaaacaatggtttgagttggaaaatagaaaaaaatgttagcatggaacaagcgttgtaacccattgcacaagaagaaacctgaattcaggaaaccaactctgcacaattaaccactttctgaaaggagaaaagaagaagtcaagtttaaaagtcatgcaaaaatatatctttttgtaagatctgaataggagctcaaggcctttcaatttgaattctgtgaagtctgtaattttagtactaattctgtattctgaatgcaaatgaaagtttggcttctctgctaggttccagacataagttttaaatcttttcatttaccaattatgtcgaggtcccagctagcacagatttgacattgtcctttgagaaatcatatattttggggatatgctttcattttacaaaattaatagcctttctcttaagaagaatgagaaatatgagaaaagatcatatgactacttttaaatataaattaactagggaaaacgtgaatccattggtatgcttatttagtacattatactaatttattagtaccatgatttagtatcgGATGAttcacactgaaaaaatataaacttgtgatatcaaattttcaaacaaataaatttcatacataaccgataatttcaggcttaactttaagattcctctccatcatggataaaaaattttttttccctcaaaccttacctcggtattaacaattccacctggtcttctggctttgcttcgtcgtcttttccgtaatccattctcctcttgtccaggccaagctatttacatcgtcgcctcctgggtatgcgcgaaagagcatgaaaataaaattataattaattaatttggcccatacgcacctctttcttacatataatgacaaactttcgcatgaaaattacgtatttatcttgtgttaataataatgacgaaatgcaccttgattgactgcatttcaagatgaaagaaatattacattttgctttaagggaaccgatattacacgaccaatacttcttgctcgttaaataattagaagtagagggcaaaaccgctcggaacctcgaggaatctattagtgacaaggctacgctgataagtctaaggtcaaagatgttatgactaaagcataggataactaggaatgcaagaactacaatacagtaggttgtggtaataaacagcgataaaacaacttacacgtgaacgaaaacattcctttaaacaattttttctgctcttaattaagagaagaaaaaatgtaacttcagccgcgaagcacggaattactatacgacgcataatctattaatttatacgtacaagattgacattactatgttttaccatataatttcaatggacaccagtctcctcgatacataactcaacaaaaaaggaaaacaatagccaaacataaacaaaataattacctctattggcgcaatgtggtcaatgtggtagttgtatccaaatatactcaaataacataattaatgtagtctatttatgcgtacaatataataaaagataaatcataccttaccttaattatccagtgacaggaaactgttggagctggcttgcacgaatcgcaataacgtgcgggattgaagcacatttccagcaaaacatagcttcggtttgagcgcaccatccacacgcaccggttatcgaggattaaaacactatgtcaattcttccaatacgtataataatacaaacaaatataaaattaactatacatcagtagccggagttcctcctacagcacgttcttgacgttctcgtagtctcgaacgaaatgccgagctaactgttaacgagattatcactcccactcacttccctagcttgttgcgacagaattgagaatttaatttttttgtttaaacagttaatttaaaatattgtttaaaaaattaaacttcgcttttacttttgcgctgtgcaagaactattttttgtatttttcatgtattgtgaaccattttccatgtgtatatttcgcggatggaaactgaattttacatatgtaatacgtctgtatttcgcgtgcatttacaaattaacataaatatggtcgccatactacccttgctcacatcgatcagtatatgatttatttttaagcttcctgggtataaattcgaatggatgaatgatcattgaaatgaggaaatctggcgtttgcagtgaacatattatttctgcagaaatgtttctgaacattttactagacgccacgaaaatccacctctcaaaaattacaggaaatatacataatgtatattttgtgtatttttgaccacatttacatatgtatttcctctgtattcatacatatgtaaaagtagcaagtgttacacgatatttacatttgtatttttgaccacatttacataagtattcaaatttcaaaaatacaaatgtatttatcgtgtaacacgtaccacttttacatatgtatgaatacaaaggaaatacatccaataatacatatgtattacacatgttatacataacaaaaataaatatgtatgtgacccatgaaaatacaatataaatacattatgtatatccaaatgtgtgctgttggggatTATGCATCATAAGttgaaattataaattgattttctGTAAAAAGTTACCACCTGTCTGGAGACTGAAATTTAAGCCATTATCTGCCTGTTATTATTCTCATGATGCTGCATTGAACAAAGATATCTTAAATTCATGCATTGAATTTCTTTAAAGGATTTTGATGTATATTCAATTGAACATGGTCATTTTTTGAGAAatgtaattttctgtattttgaaGGGAATACTCGCCTGCTCTTCACCTGCCTCCATTCTGGTGGGGTGGGAGGCATGAGCCTAAGTGGCCTTGGCAGTGCTGGAGCATGGAAGACTTCTCCATGAAGAATTGTAAATGCATCGAATGCTACCAGCCGTGCTCATGCAGGCACATAGAAGAGCCCACTACTTTGAAATGTAAATTTCCTGGTCATTGTGGTTTCCATTTTCTAGCTCAAGAAAAGGGCCAAAACCTCTTAGAGAGCcacaaacaaaatgaaaatagaaatttatgtTGTTATTGCAAGCTAGAAATTCCGGAAGCAAGCAAGAGATATGGTGACACCACATTACCAGATCCCCGTTGTGTTGGCCAGTACCATAGTTctcttttggaaaatattctggGAAGAGGAACAGCCTTGGTAATAGGCAAAGATAAATGTTCTCCAAATAAAAAAGAGCGCTCAATGAGAGGGTACATTCCAGGAGATGTGCATGGATTGAAAGGCTGGAGTGGGTGTGTGGGAGGGGATCCTATGCGTGAAGAGTTGAATAATTCACTTTACCCAGTTGAAAATTATTCAACCAGCTCAAAACTGTCGAAAATGATTGAGGACAGGCTGGACCAGTGAGTAATTATTGGCAAAGTACTTTGAATATTTATGtcagaaatttaatgaataattaaatctCCACTTCTTTTTTCTATGTGCTAGAAGGCCGTGTTATCAGCACCCTTGTCAAGATCATCGATATCAATATGGAATTCAACCGAAACAGTTATGCAATATGATCAACAGTTGAAAATTAGTTAATGTTGTTGTAATGGTCCCTGCACCCTTTTTCAAAGGGGCATTGGGCTGAGGAAAAATGAAGTGAACTTGTGAAGGACCAAGTTTACTGCAGAGTAGGTGCTTGCATgccatatttaaatatattgttaatcttagcaaagaaaatatgtttcataGCTGTAACTATCTTCATCTAGGATGTGGAACATTGTTAAAGTCCATGTCACCTTTACATGTTCACTCTGGCCACAGGGATAGTGCATGAattgttcaaaatttattttggcaCCTAGCCATAGACTCATTCAGTAGATATTGAAGAAATGCACATTTGGGATTATTCTTTgccaaaatcaatttttaatgattcttaCAGGTTTAATCAATTGTATGTGGTGGCTAATATATGCATCGTCCTCCTATGCTATGTGACACATCCATGTTTCTCTCTATATTTTGATTTCATGAGATACATATGTACTATTTTGGAGCCACTTTAAGATGGTAAAGTAAATTGATTTATATTTCCCCCTCATGAAAAATGGTTTAATAtgttttttgtttaattaatgCTTTATTCCTCTATGTCCATCATCTGGGCATTCATGGAAAA
This genomic interval from Ischnura elegans chromosome 5, ioIscEleg1.1, whole genome shotgun sequence contains the following:
- the LOC124158502 gene encoding uncharacterized protein LOC124158502, whose amino-acid sequence is MACREAVTKKIKGLCRKPLSLDKRSESNNDGEYSPALHLPPFWWGGRHEPKWPWQCWSMEDFSMKNCKCIECYQPCSCRHIEEPTTLKCKFPGHCGFHFLAQEKGQNLLESHKQNENRNLCCYCKLEIPEASKRYGDTTLPDPRCVGQYHSSLLENILGRGTALVIGKDKCSPNKKERSMRGYIPGDVHGLKGWSGCVGGDPMREELNNSLYPVENYSTSSKLSKMIEDRLDQRPCYQHPCQDHRYQYGIQPKQLCNMINS